The DNA region AATTCTTCTTCTAATGCAATTAAATCGTATGTTAGATCCCTATAAATGTTAGTCCATTTTCTAGCTACAAAATCATGTGGTATACAGTGCTCTTTTGTTAAATCTTCCCAAAAAATCGCCAAATTTTTCAGTAcctcataaaatttttgtttttccattgCTGTAACTTGGTTGTATATACTAATTATTTCTCCAGTGGTCATgatttcatttaaatttttaatgatatgttttaattgtttttGGGATAAttgtttttcaaattttgcaAGATCTTTAGAAGTGTCACGTCCTTCATTAGTTTTAGTACTATTTGTACTGCGAGAATCAATTATTTgaactttatatttttgatttTCTGTCTTATGTGTAGTGTTTCTACCTTCCacgggatttttttttttttgactatTACGTGTTTTAGAGGTACCTTtagattttttcttattttttttaatacttgTAGGGGCTGTTTTTATAGAAGAATCTTCTTCTGGAATTTCATATGCTTCCGGTACAGAGGTGGAAGCTTGCTCAAAGGGGTCTTCATGATTTTCCCAGTACTGGCTgtcaaatttttcattttgtgaaCAATAATTATCCCAACTGCTACCTGTTATATCTACATCTTGAAATAAGTCCATGACATTTGATACTCTACTTTTgttataatttgttatttgCAACCCTGCGTTGCCATATTGTGCGTGTTCGTTATTCCCGTAGTTTTCTCCACTTATTCCCGTTTtctggggaaaaaattcggCCAAATTTCTTGACCGTTTAgaatttttccattccgATATTGTATGAACATCATATTCATTATTACCCTGTAGGaggtttaaaaaatgagatgTAGGAATATCAAACATGGTGAGTAGACCAAACGTatagcaataaaaaaaaaaataaaagctgAAAAAACAGAGAAGCCATGCATGGCACTGTCGAGGCTGAATATGCAGTTAGTCTTACCTGatataaaacatataacAAAGCAACTGAAAGTACACTCTTAAATGCTGGAAACGCCATGTTTGTCCTAtgatccttttttgttagattttttttttttttgagcctCTTCAACGGAATTTCTAAAGTGACCGCTgctgtcttttttttattggcaATTGcggaatttatttttgacaaaTGATCCAATTTttaatgcaaatatttctttaagacaaagaacaattttttgttaaaatatgaaaacgaattatttttacaggtaatggaatttttttttaaaagacacataaatatttagGTTATTTAATTAGAgtacttaaaaaagaattgcaattttagtatatatttcatatttataaaaaaaaaaaaaagaagagagaaCTGGTTATGATTATTTTCACGTAAAAAATTGTAGTATCCGTAAAAAACGTAACCCGGGATAAGAACAAaccgttaaaaaaaaagtttatggTGCTTAATTGCACTGCTTTATTTAACTAATTTAGGGgagagaggaaaaataaatttttgaatatcCACAATCCCCGTAGAATTCTGCGAAAaatgtttgaaaaaaaaaaagaagaagcatatctatataatatagtgacgtttttttatgttacGCTGGTGagagaaatttttaacaaaattaaaattttgatcacctcctttttgcttattattttattgtatacTTGTCGGCAAAATTGTACTTACTGAACTAgctgttttatttatatgaaaaaaaaaattgttaaccAGTTGTACGTTTACGTAGAAAGACCCAAAATAGCaggaataaaattattaaaaaaaataaaaatttattagtaAAATATTCAGTAATTTTAcatgaaattataaatcatattttatagaaggattttatttattttgttctaaGGGGCTGTTTTCGAATAGCCATTCACTCTGCGGCAGTATTATACATGCAGCGAACTTGGTTTATTCTGCCAATCATTATATTGgtttatgaatattttttgtatggCTATTATTTTCATGCTTTtctattacatattttttcccttttttacttattgTAAATTCCACTATAACAGTAATTTATTGCTATAAGGAGCACAGCAATTTTATATACGCGCGGGGGTTGcgaatttttatgaaattacTTGCTCACGCGAgaagttatatattttctcgTTTTCCCTTGATATatgaatgaatatttttctaaGCTATTCCCAAGgaaaaaggcataaaaaattaatgcgatattttgttataacCTATTAGAGAGAAGGAAAAGCCTACTCATCAATTATTGCATCATTTTGAAGTAAACCGCACAATTGCTTTACTCGTGTCTTTATagacaaaattaaaacataatttaatgtatacgccttctccattttgcttttaacTTTTAAGCAAATGGGAAATAATTTCATAGCACCTGCACAGTATGCATAATATTTCTAAATATTTGCGCTGAAGCttttgaaacattttttttctttaaataaaCGGATAACGTTCGCATGAAATTGCTGCACTGTATGTGAATTATTAGTTTTCTTCAATAGGGaagcaaaattattttttaaacatttattatGGGGTTGTAAGAACGTTCAAAAGGGGATTCCACCCGAGGAATGCAgtaaaataagtaaaaaactTCCCTTCTATTTGCATGTACCAATTCTGTCTTTCACGTTGAGCGCGCAATTATTCCAATTTAGCGATGGCgactgaaaataaaattctgaGTGGTTCCCACATTTTCGGCACATCGcgtaattcatttttttattccaattttgctaatctgtatatatgcaaaacGCAAGACGGGCAATAAATGCTTCgctattaatataattttgcaGAAAAGGGTAAAACTTTAAGAAGCAAAATTGTTGCCAGGGGGATGGTATACCGAAGTTACCTCAAATTgcgaaaacgcaaaaaaaaaagaagcgttttgttttccaagcaaatggaatataaaaaatgcttccacaaaatggatgacATAATTTGCAAACTTAACCTTGTAAAGAAACATTTGTACTAAAATTTTGACATAATCtaaatttaacaaattttggaaatttttacaaataagaATGGCATACGAGAAAAAcaggaaaagtaaaaaaaaaaaaaaaacatgtcaAGAAAGGCATGGTAAGGATCTTCAGCAAAATTGCGTAAAAAAATCGAAAGCTTTGTAAAGGAACCATTTTAGTGGGCTTAAAATAGTTGCCCTTAACTGTACCGCTAATGCTAGGGAATGCCCTATTGCACAACTCGTAGACCTACGCCAACAGTTAGGCCTTTATCTGTGCAAACATTTTGAGCACATGGCTAACTCTAACATAGATCAAATAAACGACGCACAGGTGAACGAATTTTAAATGCCATCCTTCATaacattttgttcttccaaaaaggaaggatAATCGACTGTGTAGTTAATTTTGCCCATActagaaaacgaaaaaagaggaTTACTCTCTTTAAGAATGCGCATAGCAATGATCACAGTGAGTCCTTAAAAAGTACactaaattattattaagttATTCTGATCGAGTTAATATGTGCTTAATGGCACACCTGCGCATGTACACTTATAAGCCTTACACTGTCGAGTGATATTCAGTTACAATAGGgtgtgtgaaaaaataaacgggAGAATTAttatccccccttttttgtgtgctcttaaaaagaattaccaTTTAGTGCAGTTAGGCtgatacaaaaaagaaacagcaAAAAAGTAAGTAAAATTGCATggcttaaattttttccccatgtgTGTTATATGCGCTACATCGACTCGTTCTTAACTTATACGTGTTTACCATTATGTTAGAGATGCAAAAGATCGTTTTCGTAACTCCTGTCACCTTACAATTGCTTAATATTTACGTgagtacattttttcttataattatttcgGAATACACTTCTTCCGCATCTGACCTTTTCGCAGCGTTAAATCGGTAAAAAGGGTTACACACCAGAGTTATGCAAAGATGCGTTATGAGCTAAAATGAAATTACACATTTCCCGTGTGttaaaatgaagaggagaaaaaagagaaaacgtTTTAGCCATAAAACGCGCAGCTCTTCTAAACACtaattatatttcaaaaCGGTTGATGATAAAATGGCGTTTGCTTGTTTTACATGAAATTCTCTATCCTTTGTGAcatttcttcatcatttaactattttataaatgtgtatatgGATCTAGTTACACTGTGAAATTAAGTACCCTTTAGTTTAACTGAGGGagaaaagagaaacaaaaaaaaaaaaaaagggatttaGAGccgaaatgcaaaatggatttACACAAATAGGAATATTTGCTCTGTTGTGCGgaatgtcctttttttttttttgtaaattttctaagaaaaaaaagtgataaaaatAGTAAGGTGCTGAGTGGTAAAAAGAATAATCTCACACAAATGTGCAGTTCGCTCTAGCTTAAACGAAAAATGGTTCTTCCGTTTGAGCGTCTCATAAATTGAATCTCGAAGCACACTCATAAATTAAGTTTCTCtaaaataattgttttaCGCTTCGTGTTCccttttaattaaaacattatgTGTCTAatgtcaatttttatttttccccccaattgcatttttttttttactagcCCAGAAGCATTACAAGAATTAACCCTTTATGCATAATTAAAGAACAGATCTCGTTGATAAAAAATGCTGTAGTGCCTGAAATGAATGTAACTAAGTACACAATATATTGCACCTTCCTATTATGTACATCTTGCTAATTATGCGTTTAGGTTTATGATTATTATGTTGACTCCACACTGTTCAGTATGGAAAATTACCTCACGGAATTTATCACAGATgtaaatttactttttatcctataaattgttatta from Plasmodium vivax chromosome 4, whole genome shotgun sequence includes:
- a CDS encoding Phist protein (Pf-fam-b) (encoded by transcript PVX_003515A) yields the protein MAFPAFKSVLSVALLYVLYQGNNEYDVHTISEWKNSKRSRNLAEFFPQKTGISGENYGNNEHAQYGNAGLQITNYNKSRVSNVMDLFQDVDITGSSWDNYCSQNEKFDSQYWENHEDPFEQASTSVPEAYEIPEEDSSIKTAPTSIKKNKKKSKGTSKTRNSQKKKNPVEGRNTTHKTENQKYKVQIIDSRSTNSTKTNEGRDTSKDLAKFEKQLSQKQLKHIIKNLNEIMTTGEIISIYNQVTAMEKQKFYEVLKNLAIFWEDLTKEHCIPHDFVARKWTNIYRDLTYDLIALEEELHVFALDLINDNTYTNFIFVDVIDKIQFHWEEFIFKKDNDTKEYFRKKIKEYYKKTHNISWF